Proteins encoded by one window of Arabidopsis thaliana chromosome 2, partial sequence:
- a CDS encoding PQ-loop repeat family protein / transmembrane family protein, whose translation MFLHSSFRDGLSLSLGIISVISWGVAEIPQIMTNYSEKSTEGLSITFLTTWMIGDIFNLLGCLMEPATLPTQFYMALLYTVTTSVLYVQSIYYGHIYPRLKNRRDQMVEAERISNIISDVKIPGRWRNSSDTTTCGGQTTPITMIPGSQRTSFTGRELFYTSARSLSSSHTPPAGSVLAQRMARGYSEPTLEEPLLPEDVTHPSTKSLLCVVSVFLFLGTFNLPNLLSESRTMALGEGDRVFVVRAARKLLQVTSSNVAEHSGGESSRIGMFLGWAMAAIYMGGRLPQICLNMRRGHVEGLNPLMFFFALVGNMTYVASILVNSVEWLKLAPNLPWLVDAGGCVVLDFLVYDLSLQVP comes from the exons atgtttctcCACAGCAGTTTTAGAGATGGATTGTCATTGTCTCTTGGTATCATCAGTGTTATCAGTTGGGGTGTTGCTGAGATACCTCAGATTATGACTAATTACAGTGAGAAATCCACTGAAGGTCTCTCTATTACCTTCTTAACAACGTGGATGATTGG GGatatcttcaatcttcttGGCTGCTTGATGGAACCAGCTACT CTTCCAACACAATTCTACATGGCACTG TTGTATACAGTGACTACATCAGTTCTCTATGTTCAATCTATATATTACGGCCATATCTACCCGCGGTTGAAAAACAGAAGAGATCAGATG GTTGAAGCAGAACGTATATCAAACATAATCAGCGATGTTAAAATTCCGGGCAGATGGAGAAATAGCTCTGATACTACTACTTGTGGTGGTCAAACCACACCTATCACTATGATTCCTGGGAGTCAACGAACTAGTTTTACCGGAAGAGAACTATTTTACAC gTCGGCAAGATCTTTGTCGAGTAGTCATACACCACCAGCTGGATCTGTCTTAGCTCAGAGAATGGCTCGTGGTTACAGTGAACCAACTCTTGAAGAGCCCTTGCTTCCTGAGGATGTCACGCATCCTTCCACCAAATCATTGCTTTGCGTG GTCTCggtgttcttgtttcttggaaCATTCAACCTTCCCAATTTGCTAAGTGAATCAAGAACTATGGCTTTGGGTGAGGGAGATAGAGTATTTGTAGTTCGAGCAGCAAGAAAGCTTTTGCAG GTCACTAGCAGCAACGTAGCAGAACATAGCGGTGGAGAAAGCAGCAGAATTGGAATGTTTTTGGGTTGGGCAATGGCAGCCATATACATGGGTGGAAGGCTTCCCCAAATATGTCTCAAT ATGAGGAGAGGGCATGTTGAG GGATTGAATCCATTGATGTTCTTCTTTGCATTAGTTGGCAATATGACTTATGTTGCAAG CATACTCGTGAACAGTGTCGAATGGTTAAAACTTGCACCGAATCTACCATGGCTTGTTGATGCAGGAGGATGTGTTGTGCTTGATTTTCTTGTATACGATCTCTCTCTTCAAGTTCCATGA
- a CDS encoding PQ-loop repeat family protein / transmembrane family protein (PQ-loop repeat family protein / transmembrane family protein; FUNCTIONS IN: molecular_function unknown; INVOLVED IN: biological_process unknown; LOCATED IN: endomembrane system, membrane; EXPRESSED IN: 8 plant structures; EXPRESSED DURING: 4 anthesis, F mature embryo stage, petal differentiation and expansion stage, E expanded cotyledon stage, D bilateral stage; CONTAINS InterPro DOMAIN/s: Cystinosin/ERS1p repeat (InterPro:IPR006603); BEST Arabidopsis thaliana protein match is: PQ-loop repeat family protein / transmembrane family protein (TAIR:AT4G36850.1); Has 930 Blast hits to 673 proteins in 160 species: Archae - 0; Bacteria - 0; Metazoa - 218; Fungi - 545; Plants - 89; Viruses - 0; Other Eukaryotes - 78 (source: NCBI BLink).), producing MFLHSSFRDGLSLSLGIISVISWGVAEIPQIMTNYSEKSTEGLSITFLTTWMIGDIFNLLGCLMEPATLPTQFYMALLYTVTTSVLYVQSIYYGHIYPRLKNRRDQMVEAERISNIISDVKIPGRWRNSSDTTTCGGQTTPITMIPGSQRTSFTGRELFYTSARSLSSSHTPPAGSVLAQRMARGYSEPTLEEPLLPEDVTHPSTKSLLCVVSVFLFLGTFNLPNLLSESRTMALGEGDRVFVVRAARKLLQVTSSNVAEHSGGESSRIGMFLGWAMAAIYMGGRLPQICLNMRRGHVEGLNPLMFFFALVGNMTYVASILVNSVEWLKLAPNLPWLVDAGGCVVLDFLILLQFFHFRCRKDKDTDKKKHETAEAV from the exons atgtttctcCACAGCAGTTTTAGAGATGGATTGTCATTGTCTCTTGGTATCATCAGTGTTATCAGTTGGGGTGTTGCTGAGATACCTCAGATTATGACTAATTACAGTGAGAAATCCACTGAAGGTCTCTCTATTACCTTCTTAACAACGTGGATGATTGG GGatatcttcaatcttcttGGCTGCTTGATGGAACCAGCTACT CTTCCAACACAATTCTACATGGCACTG TTGTATACAGTGACTACATCAGTTCTCTATGTTCAATCTATATATTACGGCCATATCTACCCGCGGTTGAAAAACAGAAGAGATCAGATG GTTGAAGCAGAACGTATATCAAACATAATCAGCGATGTTAAAATTCCGGGCAGATGGAGAAATAGCTCTGATACTACTACTTGTGGTGGTCAAACCACACCTATCACTATGATTCCTGGGAGTCAACGAACTAGTTTTACCGGAAGAGAACTATTTTACAC gTCGGCAAGATCTTTGTCGAGTAGTCATACACCACCAGCTGGATCTGTCTTAGCTCAGAGAATGGCTCGTGGTTACAGTGAACCAACTCTTGAAGAGCCCTTGCTTCCTGAGGATGTCACGCATCCTTCCACCAAATCATTGCTTTGCGTG GTCTCggtgttcttgtttcttggaaCATTCAACCTTCCCAATTTGCTAAGTGAATCAAGAACTATGGCTTTGGGTGAGGGAGATAGAGTATTTGTAGTTCGAGCAGCAAGAAAGCTTTTGCAG GTCACTAGCAGCAACGTAGCAGAACATAGCGGTGGAGAAAGCAGCAGAATTGGAATGTTTTTGGGTTGGGCAATGGCAGCCATATACATGGGTGGAAGGCTTCCCCAAATATGTCTCAAT ATGAGGAGAGGGCATGTTGAG GGATTGAATCCATTGATGTTCTTCTTTGCATTAGTTGGCAATATGACTTATGTTGCAAG CATACTCGTGAACAGTGTCGAATGGTTAAAACTTGCACCGAATCTACCATGGCTTGTTGATGCAGGAGGATGTGTTGTGCTTGATTTTCTT aTTCTGCTTCAGTTTTTCCACTTCCGCTGTCGCAAAGACAAAGATACTGACAAGAAGAAGCATGAAACCGCAGAAGCTGTCTAA
- a CDS encoding PQ-loop repeat family protein / transmembrane family protein produces the protein MVEAERISNIISDVKIPGRWRNSSDTTTCGGQTTPITMIPGSQRTSFTGRELFYTSARSLSSSHTPPAGSVLAQRMARGYSEPTLEEPLLPEDVTHPSTKSLLCVVSVFLFLGTFNLPNLLSESRTMALGEGDRVFVVRAARKLLQVTSSNVAEHSGGESSRIGMFLGWAMAAIYMGGRLPQICLNMRRGHVEGLNPLMFFFALVGNMTYVASILVNSVEWLKLAPNLPWLVDAGGCVVLDFLILLQFFHFRCRKDKDTDKKKHETAEAV, from the exons ATG GTTGAAGCAGAACGTATATCAAACATAATCAGCGATGTTAAAATTCCGGGCAGATGGAGAAATAGCTCTGATACTACTACTTGTGGTGGTCAAACCACACCTATCACTATGATTCCTGGGAGTCAACGAACTAGTTTTACCGGAAGAGAACTATTTTACAC gTCGGCAAGATCTTTGTCGAGTAGTCATACACCACCAGCTGGATCTGTCTTAGCTCAGAGAATGGCTCGTGGTTACAGTGAACCAACTCTTGAAGAGCCCTTGCTTCCTGAGGATGTCACGCATCCTTCCACCAAATCATTGCTTTGCGTG GTCTCggtgttcttgtttcttggaaCATTCAACCTTCCCAATTTGCTAAGTGAATCAAGAACTATGGCTTTGGGTGAGGGAGATAGAGTATTTGTAGTTCGAGCAGCAAGAAAGCTTTTGCAG GTCACTAGCAGCAACGTAGCAGAACATAGCGGTGGAGAAAGCAGCAGAATTGGAATGTTTTTGGGTTGGGCAATGGCAGCCATATACATGGGTGGAAGGCTTCCCCAAATATGTCTCAAT ATGAGGAGAGGGCATGTTGAG GGATTGAATCCATTGATGTTCTTCTTTGCATTAGTTGGCAATATGACTTATGTTGCAAG CATACTCGTGAACAGTGTCGAATGGTTAAAACTTGCACCGAATCTACCATGGCTTGTTGATGCAGGAGGATGTGTTGTGCTTGATTTTCTT aTTCTGCTTCAGTTTTTCCACTTCCGCTGTCGCAAAGACAAAGATACTGACAAGAAGAAGCATGAAACCGCAGAAGCTGTCTAA
- a CDS encoding WW domain-containing protein (WW domain-containing protein; CONTAINS InterPro DOMAIN/s: WW/Rsp5/WWP (InterPro:IPR001202); Has 960 Blast hits to 908 proteins in 168 species: Archae - 0; Bacteria - 0; Metazoa - 521; Fungi - 106; Plants - 105; Viruses - 0; Other Eukaryotes - 228 (source: NCBI BLink).), with the protein MGEELQYQQNGSSVTSNYGYGSSLAYDQSQDIESAANTALLREQEIETQKIIQGQREAGTSVAGDSKHNTDILRDRADPNALKEHLLKFTANHRAEAAAKRGGSVSTCGEGNVDVGNGYGIPGGVAYAGHSELSGKPEPTNASNNLPEYLKQKLKARGILRDGAGAVTSNPEDTSAVSWNRQATLPFQANASTLPLGWVDAKDPASGATYYYNQHTGTCQWERPVELSYATSSAPPVLSKEEWIETFDEASGHKYFYNTRTHVSQWEPPASLQKPAATNSNNAVTQSTANGKGEHPPSQLPRCSGCGGWGVGLVQRWGYCVHCTRVFNLPEKQFLPAHLNHFTNAGDSGQKDPNQRSSSKPPMKKVIGKKRAHAEDDELDPMDPSSYSDAPRGGWVVGLKGVQPRAADTTASGPLFQQRPYPSPGAVLRRNAEVASSQKKKPNSQFTEITKRGDGSDGLGDAD; encoded by the exons ATGGGAGAAGAGCTGCAATATCAGCAGAATGGTTCATCTGTGACATCTAATTATGGTTATGGAAGTTCGCTTGCTTACGATCAATCTCAAGACATTGAATCTGCCGCAAACACTGCTCTTCTCCGAGAACAA gAAATAGAAACGCAGAAGATTATACAAGGTCAAAG AGAAGCTGGGACTTCAGTAGCCGGAGACTCTAAGCATAACACTGATATTCTTCGAGATCGTGCTGACCCCAATGCTCTAAAG GAACATTTGCTAAAGTTCACTGCAAATCATAGAGCAGAAGCAGCGGCAAAGCGTGGTGGGAGTGTGAGTACATGCGGAGAAG GTAATGTGGATGTTGGAAACGGTTATGGTATACCGGGTGGAGTTGCATACGCGGGTCACTCCGAGCTCAGTGGGAAGCCTGAACCTACCAATGCTTCAAACAATTTGCCTGAatatctcaaacaaaaattaaaggcCAGGGGAATTCTCAGAGATGGTGCAGGGGCTGTTACATCCAACCCAGAAGAT ACATCAGCGGTTAGTTGGAATAGACAGGCAACTTTACCTTTTCAGGCTAATGCAAGCACCTTACCATTAGGATGG GTAGATGCAAAAGATCCTGCCAGTGGTGCTACCTATTACTATAACCAGCACACTGGAACATGCCAGTGGGAAAGGCCTGTTGAGCTTTCTTATGCCACTTCAAGTGCACCACCTGTACTTTCTAAAGAAGAGTGGATTGAAACATTTGATGAAGCATCTG GCCATAAGTATTTCTACAATACAAGGACACATGTGTCTCAGTGGGAACCTCCAGCTTCTTTACAGAAGCCCGCTGCCACAAACTCTAACAACGCTGTTACCCAAAGTACGGCTAATGGGAAGGGGGAGCATCCTCCATCTCAGCTGCCAAGATGCAGCGGATGTGGGGGCTGGGGAGTGGGCCTTGTCCAGAGATGGGGTTATTGTGTTCATTGTACCAG GGTTTTCAATCTCCCAGAAAAGCAATTCTTGCCAGCACATTTAAACCATTTCACAAATGCAGGCGATTCTGGCCAAAAGGATCCGAATCAGAG GTCCAGTTCAAAACCTCCCATGAAAAAAGTAATAGGCAAAAAGCGTGCTCATGCCGAAGATGATGAGTTGGATCCAATGGACCCGAGCTCTTACTCAGATGCTCCACGGGGAGGCTG GGTTGTTGGACTGAAAGGAGTACAACCGCGAGCCGCTGATACAACTGCTTCG GGTCCTCTGTTTCAACAACGACCATATCCATCACCTGGAGCTGTTCTGAGGAGAAACGCAGAGGTGGCATCatcacagaagaagaaaccaaactctCAGTTCACAGAAATTACAAAGAGAGGCGATGGAAGTGATGGTCTTGGAGACGCAGATTGA
- a CDS encoding WW domain-containing protein (WW domain-containing protein; CONTAINS InterPro DOMAIN/s: WW/Rsp5/WWP (InterPro:IPR001202); Has 35333 Blast hits to 34131 proteins in 2444 species: Archae - 798; Bacteria - 22429; Metazoa - 974; Fungi - 991; Plants - 531; Viruses - 0; Other Eukaryotes - 9610 (source: NCBI BLink).): MGEELQYQQNGSSVTSNYGYGSSLAYDQSQDIESAANTALLREQEIETQKIIQGQREAGTSVAGDSKHNTDILRDRADPNALKEHLLKFTANHRAEAAAKRGGSVSTCGEGNVDVGNGYGIPGGVAYAGHSELSGKPEPTNASNNLPEYLKQKLKARGILRDGAGAVTSNPEDTSAVSWNRQATLPFQANASTLPLGWVDAKDPASGATYYYNQHTGTCQWERPVELSYATSSAPPVLSKEEWIETFDEASGHKYFYNTRTHVSQWEPPASLQKPAATNSNNAVTQSTANGKGEHPPSQLPRCSGCGGWGVGLVQRWGYCVHCTRVFNLPEKQFLPAHLNHFTNAGDSGQKDPNQRYASLKILDLEKIFFYARHLSKIHSVP; encoded by the exons ATGGGAGAAGAGCTGCAATATCAGCAGAATGGTTCATCTGTGACATCTAATTATGGTTATGGAAGTTCGCTTGCTTACGATCAATCTCAAGACATTGAATCTGCCGCAAACACTGCTCTTCTCCGAGAACAA gAAATAGAAACGCAGAAGATTATACAAGGTCAAAG AGAAGCTGGGACTTCAGTAGCCGGAGACTCTAAGCATAACACTGATATTCTTCGAGATCGTGCTGACCCCAATGCTCTAAAG GAACATTTGCTAAAGTTCACTGCAAATCATAGAGCAGAAGCAGCGGCAAAGCGTGGTGGGAGTGTGAGTACATGCGGAGAAG GTAATGTGGATGTTGGAAACGGTTATGGTATACCGGGTGGAGTTGCATACGCGGGTCACTCCGAGCTCAGTGGGAAGCCTGAACCTACCAATGCTTCAAACAATTTGCCTGAatatctcaaacaaaaattaaaggcCAGGGGAATTCTCAGAGATGGTGCAGGGGCTGTTACATCCAACCCAGAAGAT ACATCAGCGGTTAGTTGGAATAGACAGGCAACTTTACCTTTTCAGGCTAATGCAAGCACCTTACCATTAGGATGG GTAGATGCAAAAGATCCTGCCAGTGGTGCTACCTATTACTATAACCAGCACACTGGAACATGCCAGTGGGAAAGGCCTGTTGAGCTTTCTTATGCCACTTCAAGTGCACCACCTGTACTTTCTAAAGAAGAGTGGATTGAAACATTTGATGAAGCATCTG GCCATAAGTATTTCTACAATACAAGGACACATGTGTCTCAGTGGGAACCTCCAGCTTCTTTACAGAAGCCCGCTGCCACAAACTCTAACAACGCTGTTACCCAAAGTACGGCTAATGGGAAGGGGGAGCATCCTCCATCTCAGCTGCCAAGATGCAGCGGATGTGGGGGCTGGGGAGTGGGCCTTGTCCAGAGATGGGGTTATTGTGTTCATTGTACCAG GGTTTTCAATCTCCCAGAAAAGCAATTCTTGCCAGCACATTTAAACCATTTCACAAATGCAGGCGATTCTGGCCAAAAGGATCCGAATCAGAGGTACGCATCTCTCAAAATCTtagatttagaaaaaatattcttcTATGCCCGTCATCTTTCTAAAATACATAGTGTTCCATAA
- a CDS encoding PQ-loop repeat family protein / transmembrane family protein: protein MEPATLPTQFYMALLYTVTTSVLYVQSIYYGHIYPRLKNRRDQMVEAERISNIISDVKIPGRWRNSSDTTTCGGQTTPITMIPGSQRTSFTGRELFYTSARSLSSSHTPPAGSVLAQRMARGYSEPTLEEPLLPEDVTHPSTKSLLCVVSVFLFLGTFNLPNLLSESRTMALGEGDRVFVVRAARKLLQVTSSNVAEHSGGESSRIGMFLGWAMAAIYMGGRLPQICLNMRRGHVEGLNPLMFFFALVGNMTYVASILVNSVEWLKLAPNLPWLVDAGGCVVLDFLILLQFFHFRCRKDKDTDKKKHETAEAV from the exons ATGGAACCAGCTACT CTTCCAACACAATTCTACATGGCACTG TTGTATACAGTGACTACATCAGTTCTCTATGTTCAATCTATATATTACGGCCATATCTACCCGCGGTTGAAAAACAGAAGAGATCAGATG GTTGAAGCAGAACGTATATCAAACATAATCAGCGATGTTAAAATTCCGGGCAGATGGAGAAATAGCTCTGATACTACTACTTGTGGTGGTCAAACCACACCTATCACTATGATTCCTGGGAGTCAACGAACTAGTTTTACCGGAAGAGAACTATTTTACAC gTCGGCAAGATCTTTGTCGAGTAGTCATACACCACCAGCTGGATCTGTCTTAGCTCAGAGAATGGCTCGTGGTTACAGTGAACCAACTCTTGAAGAGCCCTTGCTTCCTGAGGATGTCACGCATCCTTCCACCAAATCATTGCTTTGCGTG GTCTCggtgttcttgtttcttggaaCATTCAACCTTCCCAATTTGCTAAGTGAATCAAGAACTATGGCTTTGGGTGAGGGAGATAGAGTATTTGTAGTTCGAGCAGCAAGAAAGCTTTTGCAG GTCACTAGCAGCAACGTAGCAGAACATAGCGGTGGAGAAAGCAGCAGAATTGGAATGTTTTTGGGTTGGGCAATGGCAGCCATATACATGGGTGGAAGGCTTCCCCAAATATGTCTCAAT ATGAGGAGAGGGCATGTTGAG GGATTGAATCCATTGATGTTCTTCTTTGCATTAGTTGGCAATATGACTTATGTTGCAAG CATACTCGTGAACAGTGTCGAATGGTTAAAACTTGCACCGAATCTACCATGGCTTGTTGATGCAGGAGGATGTGTTGTGCTTGATTTTCTT aTTCTGCTTCAGTTTTTCCACTTCCGCTGTCGCAAAGACAAAGATACTGACAAGAAGAAGCATGAAACCGCAGAAGCTGTCTAA
- a CDS encoding S-adenosyl-L-methionine-dependent methyltransferases superfamily protein (S-adenosyl-L-methionine-dependent methyltransferases superfamily protein; FUNCTIONS IN: methyltransferase activity; INVOLVED IN: response to karrikin; LOCATED IN: chloroplast, plastoglobule; EXPRESSED IN: 21 plant structures; EXPRESSED DURING: 12 growth stages; CONTAINS InterPro DOMAIN/s: Methyltransferase type 11 (InterPro:IPR013216); BEST Arabidopsis thaliana protein match is: S-adenosyl-L-methionine-dependent methyltransferases superfamily protein (TAIR:AT1G78140.1); Has 8121 Blast hits to 8118 proteins in 1828 species: Archae - 365; Bacteria - 6420; Metazoa - 92; Fungi - 271; Plants - 324; Viruses - 0; Other Eukaryotes - 649 (source: NCBI BLink).), translated as MAMAALTSSSSAITLLNKPFLPNRSSFFSSDSQSPLLRFSASTSVRSRFPSAAISAVAPKSDINKNETPKIEIEETQVFACPVCYEPLMRKGPSGINLQAIYRSGFKCGQCNKTYSSKDEYLDLTVTADLDDYNEVKPITTELFRSPLVSFLYERGWRQAFKRSGFPGPDEEFRMAEEYFKEAEGGLLVDVSCGSGLFSRKFAQSGKYSGVIALDYSENMLRQCKEFIKNDNTFDNSTNIAVVRADVSRLPFPSGSVDAVHAGAALHCWPSPTNAIAEICRVLRSGGVFVGTTFLRYSPSTPWIIRPFQSRILQSYNYLMQDEIKDVCTSCGLTDYEDYIQDSFIMFTARKP; from the exons ATGGCGATGGCGGCTctaacatcttcttcttctgctatTACTCTCCTCAACAAACCTTTCTTACCTAACcgctcttccttcttctcctctgatTCACAATCTCCTCTTCTCCGATTCTCTGCTTCTACCTCTGTTCGTTCTCGTTTTCCATCCGCAGCCATAAGCGCCGTTGCTCCCAAATCG gacataaataaaaatgaaactcCAAAGATCGAAATAGAGGAAACTCAAGTGTTCGCGTGTCCTGTTTGCTACGAACCACTTATGAGGAAAGGACCTTCAGGTATCAACCT ACAAGCAATCTACAGGTCTGGATTCAAGTGTGGACAATGTAACAAGACATATTCTAGCAAAGATGAATACTTGGATCTTACTGTCACTGCTGATTTGGATGATTATAATGAAGTCAAACCCATTACTACCGAGCTCTTTCG GAGTCCATTAGTATCATTTTTGTATGAAAGAGGTTGGCGTCAAGCCTTTAAGCGAAGCGGGTTTCCCGGTCCAGATGAAGAG TTTAGAATGGCTGAGGAATACTTCAAAGAAGCAGAAGGTGGGCTTCTTGTGGATGTTAGTTGCGGAAGCGGTTTGTTTTCCCGCAAATTTGCGCAGTCTGGCAAATACTCTGGCGTGATTGCTTTAGACTACTCTGAAAACATGCTTCGTCAGTGCAAAGaattcattaaaaatgataatactTTCGACAACTCAACTAATATAGCTGTTGTGAGAGCAGACGTTTCTCGCCTCCCTTTCCCTTCGGGTTCTGTTGACGCGGTTCATGCTGGTGCAGCCTTGCACTGTTGGCCTTCTCCTACAAATGCT ATTGCTGAGATCTGTCGTGTTCTAAGAAGCGGAGGTGTGTTTGTCGGGACAACGTTTCTCAGATACAGTCCTTCGACTCCTTGGATTATTCGTCCTTTCCAATCg AGAATTCTGCAGAGCTACAATTACTTGATGCAGGATGAGATCAAGGATGTGTGCACATCATGTGGTCTCACAGATTATGAAGATTATATTCAGGATTCTTTTATCATGTTTACTGCTCGCAAGCCCTAG